The proteins below are encoded in one region of Syntrophotalea carbinolica DSM 2380:
- a CDS encoding thioredoxin family protein, translating to MKKIQILGTGCKKCQTLLENAETAAKQLGIEYELVKVSDIKDIAAFGVMMTPALAVDGEVKVAGKVPKAEDLKKYLA from the coding sequence ATGAAAAAGATTCAGATTCTCGGTACCGGTTGCAAAAAATGCCAGACGCTTCTGGAGAACGCCGAAACCGCCGCGAAGCAGCTTGGCATCGAGTATGAGCTGGTCAAGGTATCGGATATCAAGGATATCGCAGCGTTTGGTGTCATGATGACGCCGGCCCTGGCTGTTGATGGCGAAGTCAAAGTGGCCGGCAAGGTACCCAAGGCGGAAGATCTGAAGAAATATCTGGCCTGA
- a CDS encoding methionine adenosyltransferase, translating to MILVAPFHGLAMADQPFEIVERKGIGHPDSMCDAMLETISQQLSRYYLKEFGAVLHHNIDKGLLSAGSVEKWFGGGRILKPMELIIGDRATVEVKGHKVPVADITEAAVRDWLNRHMRFIDPERHLICRSVLAPGSAELTDIFARRGQVHAANDSSAAVGYYPLSPTEQAVLALENYVNGSDFKSRHPETGEDVKVMGVRRGRHVDFTVAMPLMARLIASEQAYFERKRAILTDLQRFAATLPGFDDATVHLNTLDQAGRGLGGVYLSLLGTSAEDADSGQVGRGNRVNGLIPVGRPIGTEAVAGKNPVSHVGKIYNVLAHQAARRIYQSIPDLQEVYVFLVSQIGAPIDQPQMLAAQILPAAGQPFEPIRQSAQTILAEALAGVEPLCRELIEGKHPVC from the coding sequence ATGATTCTGGTAGCCCCCTTTCATGGCTTGGCCATGGCCGACCAGCCCTTTGAGATTGTGGAACGCAAGGGAATCGGACATCCCGACAGCATGTGCGACGCCATGCTGGAAACCATCTCCCAACAACTTTCGCGATACTATCTGAAAGAGTTCGGCGCGGTGCTGCACCATAATATCGACAAAGGCCTGCTTAGCGCCGGCAGCGTTGAAAAATGGTTCGGCGGCGGCCGCATACTCAAACCGATGGAATTGATCATCGGAGACCGGGCGACGGTCGAGGTCAAAGGCCACAAGGTTCCCGTAGCGGATATCACCGAAGCGGCCGTGCGGGACTGGTTGAATCGGCACATGCGCTTTATCGATCCGGAACGCCACCTGATCTGCCGGTCGGTGCTGGCTCCCGGCTCCGCAGAACTCACCGATATCTTCGCACGCCGGGGCCAGGTGCATGCCGCCAACGACAGTTCCGCAGCCGTCGGTTATTACCCCCTGAGCCCCACGGAACAGGCGGTGCTGGCTCTGGAGAACTATGTCAACGGAAGCGACTTCAAATCCCGGCACCCCGAAACCGGTGAGGATGTCAAGGTCATGGGAGTGCGGCGCGGCCGACACGTCGATTTCACCGTTGCCATGCCGTTAATGGCACGTCTTATCGCTAGCGAACAGGCCTACTTCGAGCGCAAACGCGCTATCCTGACCGACCTGCAGCGGTTCGCCGCCACCCTGCCGGGTTTTGACGATGCCACGGTTCATCTCAACACCCTCGACCAGGCCGGCCGCGGGCTGGGCGGCGTCTACCTGAGTCTGCTCGGCACATCCGCCGAAGATGCCGATTCCGGCCAGGTCGGTCGGGGGAACCGGGTCAACGGACTTATCCCCGTCGGGCGCCCCATCGGCACCGAAGCGGTCGCCGGCAAGAATCCGGTCAGTCATGTCGGCAAGATTTACAACGTGCTGGCACACCAGGCGGCACGCCGCATTTACCAAAGCATCCCCGATCTGCAGGAGGTCTACGTGTTCCTGGTCAGCCAGATCGGCGCACCCATCGACCAGCCACAAATGCTGGCGGCGCAGATCCTGCCCGCAGCGGGGCAGCCATTTGAACCGATCCGGCAGTCCGCCCAGACGATTCTGGCGGAAGCGCTGGCAGGGGTGGAACCGCTGTGCAGGGAGTTGATCGAAGGGAAACATCCGGTCTGTTAA
- a CDS encoding translocation/assembly module TamB domain-containing protein produces the protein MKRYVLHILGGLVLLGTLAFVFGCYWVMATAGGSAWLIRTVASRMPETVAVQTVEGRLTDELRLSGLEVRWTGGTATIGRLTWRWRAAGLLHRNVRIRSLNLEDVTLVTIPEKDQPREPLDLAWPELPGWMQKIHVALDDVQIKRLRWQQPDGPSFYLQGLAAKARWTGRRLRIPIVTALSDAGAWTARAAIDWHQPGLRLKGAALTKPDTQTAVPLILALTLQPGEQPGSLTGTLHAGAQAPAAGILQLATPFVVTPTDLRLDNFDLRSLSSTGSLHGKVRLDWAEPKPRLELSADLKNLDLATLAGQTTHLDGHLTLKADPDAYAGTLALNNRATQWRDLRLETSFSGNRQNLDLTDLNIHGLDGTIDGDANVRWTPQLSIRGKLSGHDLNPQRAGLAWPGNINLQAEGVWSRLDQGGMSARIDARLLPSTLRDAPLQGQIRARLQNEDVQIDTLQLQSRGLDLTARGRLQQRIDFAARVDDLASLVPELTGAMQGRGWIRWRNQQVAGELNGSGRALQHGQLGVRNLRFSAALAANRSGSLEADLTGLQYNDVQISALSIRGNGRPEQHSLSARITLPRQTQLKLTAAGGYEKSAWQGSVTELTLRDAIDTLNLADPAALSVSQKGLKLAALRLTGTSGEALSAAAQIQYAPLIGRGQLAWEQLRLAHAQAWLDGTKITGNSSGNASWEQTADGAFALLADLKTAGSLEREGRQLHLAGAEASLSWTPARLQAELHADLKQGGRLQGRIQGGRSTSMTLPEQADWQWLCRDLDLQLLAPWLPSGIAIQGILSGQSTGKLLPGRQLIADGRITVTGGQIATDKEQGQITVPVQNAELNWNWRGEELSGQTEVQLGDYGHLNGSFRLPIPARMPVKPAQQGALDIIIDGRSTELGLFAALMPGAVQESRGRVEIKLRGDGTWQQPQLNGQVQLLEAGAYLPIAGLELQKVNILARLDGDRILLDNLSLQSGKGTLRGKGSLQLHDWKPGNYNVTLKGQGVQLVNLPEIQIQADPDLLITGSTSELKVTGTVKLSEVMIRDNKKPSLITPSDDVVMVGEQSPEKPSAEFPIQADIRLLLGDHVLVKASGLDARLTGELHLSSIDSNALTANGRIAVAEGMYAAYGTRLDITRGNLLFNGPLAQPTLDIVALRTVGKIKAGVQVSGTPRLPVVKLTSEPAMSDSDRLAYIVLGRASARNAGEADLLMTAGGLLLSQGESVVMRDRLKRQLGVDVLGFETGSATGQDDVSSSMLTIGKYLSPSLYVSIGQSLFANTQEFRLRYSLGKHWQLESTTGEESGVDLYYKIEFR, from the coding sequence GTGAAACGCTACGTACTCCATATTCTTGGCGGGCTGGTACTGCTGGGCACTCTGGCCTTCGTGTTCGGGTGCTATTGGGTGATGGCCACAGCCGGGGGCTCCGCCTGGCTGATCCGTACCGTGGCAAGCCGCATGCCGGAGACCGTTGCCGTCCAGACCGTCGAGGGGCGTCTTACCGACGAACTCAGATTGTCCGGCCTGGAAGTGCGCTGGACCGGGGGCACAGCGACCATCGGCCGGCTGACATGGCGCTGGCGCGCCGCCGGGCTGCTGCACAGAAACGTGCGCATCCGCTCTCTGAACCTGGAAGATGTGACCCTTGTCACAATCCCCGAAAAAGACCAGCCACGCGAACCCCTTGATCTGGCCTGGCCCGAGCTGCCCGGCTGGATGCAGAAAATCCACGTCGCCCTGGACGATGTGCAGATCAAGCGACTCAGATGGCAACAACCGGATGGGCCCTCGTTTTATCTGCAAGGACTGGCCGCCAAGGCCCGTTGGACGGGACGGCGACTGCGCATCCCGATAGTTACGGCACTGAGCGATGCGGGGGCATGGACCGCCCGTGCCGCAATCGACTGGCACCAACCGGGACTGCGACTAAAAGGGGCAGCGCTGACCAAACCGGACACGCAAACCGCTGTGCCCCTGATTCTGGCGCTGACCCTGCAGCCCGGGGAGCAACCCGGGTCGCTGACCGGCACTCTGCATGCCGGCGCACAGGCGCCTGCGGCAGGTATTCTGCAACTGGCCACGCCCTTTGTCGTGACACCGACCGACCTGAGGCTGGACAACTTCGACCTGCGGAGCTTGTCATCGACAGGCTCCCTCCACGGCAAGGTGCGCCTTGACTGGGCCGAACCCAAACCCCGGCTCGAACTCTCCGCCGACCTGAAGAACCTGGATCTGGCCACACTGGCAGGGCAGACGACCCATCTGGATGGACACCTGACGCTGAAGGCTGACCCGGATGCCTATGCGGGAACGCTGGCACTGAACAACCGGGCGACGCAATGGCGGGATCTCCGGCTCGAAACCTCCTTCAGCGGTAATCGCCAGAATTTAGATCTCACCGATCTCAACATCCATGGGCTGGATGGCACCATCGACGGCGATGCCAATGTGCGCTGGACACCGCAACTGAGCATCCGCGGCAAACTCAGCGGCCATGACCTCAACCCCCAACGTGCCGGTCTGGCCTGGCCGGGCAACATCAACCTGCAGGCCGAGGGCGTATGGAGTCGCCTCGATCAGGGCGGTATGAGCGCCAGGATTGACGCCCGTTTGCTGCCGAGCACCCTGCGCGACGCCCCCTTGCAGGGGCAAATCCGGGCCCGGCTGCAAAACGAGGACGTGCAGATCGACACCTTGCAGCTGCAAAGCCGGGGCCTCGACCTCACCGCACGGGGGCGACTGCAGCAGCGTATCGACTTTGCCGCCAGGGTCGATGACCTGGCCAGCCTTGTGCCGGAACTGACCGGAGCCATGCAGGGACGCGGCTGGATACGCTGGCGCAACCAACAGGTGGCCGGCGAGCTCAACGGCAGCGGGCGCGCCCTGCAACACGGCCAGCTCGGGGTTCGAAATCTTCGTTTTTCCGCCGCCCTGGCAGCGAACCGCAGCGGCTCCCTCGAGGCCGACCTGACGGGGTTGCAGTACAATGATGTTCAAATTTCGGCCCTTTCCATCCGCGGCAACGGCCGTCCCGAACAGCATAGCCTGAGCGCCCGCATCACCCTTCCACGGCAGACACAGCTGAAGCTGACCGCCGCCGGCGGCTACGAAAAATCCGCATGGCAAGGATCTGTGACCGAACTGACCCTGCGGGATGCCATCGACACCTTGAACCTGGCTGACCCCGCCGCATTGAGCGTGTCGCAAAAAGGACTCAAGCTTGCCGCACTGCGCCTGACAGGCACCTCCGGTGAAGCCCTCTCGGCAGCGGCGCAAATCCAATACGCGCCCCTGATCGGCCGAGGGCAACTCGCGTGGGAACAACTTCGCCTGGCCCATGCGCAAGCCTGGCTGGACGGCACCAAAATCACCGGTAACAGCAGCGGCAACGCCTCATGGGAACAAACCGCCGATGGAGCTTTCGCACTGCTTGCCGATCTAAAGACCGCTGGTTCCCTCGAGCGCGAGGGACGGCAACTGCACCTGGCCGGGGCCGAAGCCAGCCTGTCATGGACCCCCGCGCGATTACAGGCCGAGCTCCATGCGGACCTCAAGCAAGGGGGACGGCTGCAAGGGCGTATCCAGGGCGGGCGCAGCACATCCATGACCCTGCCGGAACAGGCCGACTGGCAATGGCTCTGCCGGGATCTGGACCTGCAACTGTTGGCGCCCTGGCTGCCCTCCGGCATCGCCATCCAGGGTATCCTCTCCGGTCAATCCACAGGAAAACTGCTGCCCGGCCGGCAACTGATCGCCGACGGCCGGATAACCGTCACCGGCGGTCAGATCGCGACCGACAAGGAGCAGGGACAGATCACCGTCCCGGTACAAAATGCCGAGCTGAACTGGAACTGGCGCGGTGAGGAGCTTTCTGGCCAAACCGAGGTGCAATTGGGGGATTACGGTCATCTGAACGGCAGTTTCCGACTGCCGATTCCGGCGCGTATGCCCGTAAAACCGGCGCAACAGGGGGCACTGGACATAATCATCGACGGCCGCAGCACCGAGTTGGGGCTGTTTGCCGCGTTGATGCCCGGAGCGGTGCAGGAATCCCGCGGGCGCGTCGAAATCAAACTGCGCGGAGACGGTACCTGGCAACAACCGCAACTGAATGGACAGGTACAGCTGCTCGAAGCCGGCGCCTATCTGCCCATAGCCGGCCTGGAACTGCAAAAGGTGAATATCCTGGCACGTCTTGACGGGGATCGTATCCTGCTCGACAACCTGTCCCTGCAATCCGGTAAAGGAACCCTGCGGGGCAAAGGCTCCCTGCAGTTGCACGATTGGAAACCCGGCAACTACAACGTGACCCTGAAGGGCCAGGGCGTGCAACTGGTCAATCTGCCGGAAATACAGATACAGGCCGATCCGGACCTGCTCATTACGGGTTCAACCTCAGAGCTGAAGGTCACCGGCACTGTCAAACTGTCGGAAGTCATGATCCGGGACAATAAAAAACCGTCGCTCATCACTCCCAGCGACGATGTGGTCATGGTTGGCGAACAGTCCCCGGAAAAACCTTCCGCCGAATTCCCCATTCAGGCCGATATCCGACTGCTGCTGGGAGACCATGTGCTGGTCAAGGCCTCAGGCCTCGACGCCCGCCTGACGGGAGAACTGCACTTAAGCTCCATCGACAGCAATGCCCTGACCGCCAATGGACGCATCGCCGTGGCCGAAGGGATGTACGCCGCCTATGGCACCCGGCTGGACATCACGCGCGGCAATCTTCTGTTCAACGGGCCGCTTGCGCAACCGACCCTGGATATCGTCGCCCTGCGCACCGTCGGCAAGATCAAGGCGGGGGTCCAGGTCAGCGGCACGCCCCGCCTGCCGGTGGTTAAACTCACTTCCGAACCGGCCATGTCCGACAGCGACCGGCTGGCGTATATCGTACTGGGCCGGGCTTCGGCGCGCAATGCCGGGGAAGCCGATCTGTTGATGACCGCCGGCGGGCTGCTGCTTTCCCAGGGGGAATCGGTGGTCATGCGCGATCGCCTCAAACGGCAACTGGGAGTCGATGTCCTGGGCTTTGAAACCGGCAGCGCCACCGGCCAGGACGATGTCTCCAGCTCGATGCTGACCATCGGCAAGTATCTCAGTCCCAGCCTGTATGTCAGTATCGGCCAGTCCCTGTTCGCCAATACCCAGGAATTCCGATTGCGCTACAGCCTGGGCAAGCACTGGCAACTGGAATCGACCACCGGCGAGGAAAGCGGCGTAGACCTGTATTACAAGATTGAATTCCGGTAA
- a CDS encoding autotransporter assembly complex protein TamA: MHKYASPAAHGTIIAELSRRLCPLPLTIAGMLLAVLFYFCLGPCLAAEPLRLELLGLEGDLRANVEAALAFPSGLVRDDQVDRRWMTRFVQQVPKQVAEAMQPFGYFRPVIDTRLAETDGSYLITVTVEAGEPVRVTKLRVEVTGPGAARGALTRLAENFPLHIDAPLDQSAYEKAKQELQSQALDLGYLDAEFSVHEIRIDVAALSAEIDLELASGPRYYFGEVRFRGAENYPDAFLRRFLTFHPGDIFSYASLGQTQLQFLDADRFSEIRLLPDRQNVVDARVPIDVVLTPSPSRRLQPGIGYGTDTGARMSLLYRDLNIFNRGHELELKANLAQDAQTAGGAYILPDPQSLDSYTALRLTFEREDVDTFLSSKITGEVERAWDLKKGRKFSIYLQIFQEDFTVGDEDNSLRMVLPGARFSHRHYRSLIRPKNGYSYTLEVRGGHQYLGSDTGLLQMLASGKILLALPGRFSLLARVDSGWTLQNEPLDEVPASLRFFAGGDQSVRGYAYQSLGPKDSDGDVVGGKYLLVGSLELERALGSKWGLAAFYDTGNAFDEPNQIKLAQGAGLGLRYYTPVGPVRLDVARQIGEDDPSYRIHLSIGYNW; encoded by the coding sequence TTGCACAAATACGCTTCTCCCGCAGCCCACGGCACCATCATCGCAGAACTGTCCCGCAGGCTATGTCCGCTTCCACTGACAATCGCCGGGATGCTGTTAGCGGTGCTGTTCTATTTCTGCCTAGGTCCATGTCTGGCTGCCGAACCGTTGCGCCTTGAACTGCTGGGGCTGGAAGGCGACCTGCGCGCCAATGTGGAGGCGGCCCTGGCCTTCCCCTCGGGACTGGTGCGCGATGACCAGGTCGACCGCCGCTGGATGACGCGCTTCGTACAGCAGGTACCGAAGCAGGTCGCGGAGGCCATGCAGCCCTTCGGTTATTTCCGCCCGGTGATCGATACCCGGCTCGCGGAAACCGACGGCAGCTATCTGATCACCGTCACAGTCGAAGCGGGCGAACCGGTGCGGGTAACGAAACTGCGGGTGGAGGTCACCGGCCCCGGTGCCGCCCGGGGTGCCTTGACCCGACTGGCGGAAAATTTTCCGCTGCATATCGATGCTCCACTCGACCAGTCCGCCTATGAAAAAGCCAAACAGGAACTGCAAAGTCAGGCCCTCGACCTGGGTTACCTGGACGCCGAATTCAGCGTTCACGAAATCCGCATCGATGTCGCCGCTCTGTCCGCCGAAATCGACCTGGAGCTGGCCAGCGGCCCGCGGTATTACTTCGGCGAGGTGCGCTTCCGGGGTGCAGAAAACTATCCGGATGCTTTTTTGCGACGGTTTTTAACCTTTCATCCGGGGGACATCTTCTCCTACGCCAGTCTCGGCCAGACCCAGTTGCAGTTTCTCGATGCCGACCGTTTCAGCGAAATCCGGCTGCTTCCGGATCGCCAGAACGTCGTCGATGCGCGCGTTCCCATCGATGTTGTACTCACGCCTTCGCCATCACGCCGGCTGCAGCCCGGTATCGGCTATGGCACCGATACCGGTGCCCGCATGTCGTTGCTCTATCGGGATCTGAACATCTTCAACCGGGGCCACGAACTCGAGCTCAAGGCCAACCTGGCCCAGGACGCCCAGACCGCCGGGGGCGCTTACATCCTGCCCGACCCGCAAAGCCTGGACAGCTACACGGCGTTGCGCCTGACGTTCGAACGCGAGGATGTCGACACCTTTCTCTCCAGCAAGATCACCGGCGAGGTGGAACGCGCCTGGGACTTGAAAAAGGGACGTAAATTCTCCATCTACCTGCAGATTTTCCAGGAGGATTTTACCGTCGGCGACGAAGACAACAGCCTGCGCATGGTGCTGCCCGGGGCGCGGTTCTCCCACCGCCATTACCGCAGCCTGATTCGTCCTAAAAACGGCTACAGTTACACCCTCGAGGTACGTGGCGGTCACCAATATCTCGGCTCGGACACCGGCCTTCTGCAGATGCTGGCCTCCGGGAAAATCCTGCTGGCCCTGCCGGGACGGTTTTCCCTGCTGGCACGTGTGGATAGCGGCTGGACATTGCAAAACGAACCGTTGGACGAGGTACCGGCTTCGCTGCGTTTTTTTGCCGGGGGCGACCAGAGTGTGCGCGGCTATGCCTATCAATCCCTGGGCCCCAAGGACAGCGACGGAGACGTGGTTGGCGGCAAATATCTGCTGGTCGGCAGCCTGGAACTGGAACGCGCCCTCGGTTCGAAATGGGGACTGGCGGCCTTTTACGATACCGGCAACGCCTTCGATGAACCCAACCAGATCAAACTGGCTCAGGGGGCCGGGCTGGGCCTGCGCTACTACACACCGGTAGGGCCGGTGCGCCTCGATGTCGCACGACAGATCGGCGAAGACGACCCCTCCTACCGCATCCATTTAAGCATCGGGTATAACTGGTGA